GGCTAGTCGGAAGAATTTTATTCTTACCCCCCTAAAATAACCTAAGCCCGCGAGATTTCTCTCGCGGGCTTTCTTATTTAGTTGCACAGAAACACCTCACGAAATCACTTACCCTAACTGCAACACGCCAAGCCCCAATGTCATCAAAGCCCGTTGTCAGCGAAGTAGAATCGGACATCGGGTTTCGCCAATAGTCTCTCCAGGAAATTACTGATAACTTGGCGCTCGATCAGGAATTTGAACGATGAGTAGCGAACTGTCTGTTCCAACCAGGTACATAACCGGGCTTTTCACTGGCGCGTTACTCTGCGGCTTCATAATTCTCAATTCCGCCAATGTGTTGGCTCAGGCACCCACCTTCGCCGGCAACGCCCAGCATACGAGCGTCTACACCACTCCCGCGCAAAACCTGAACGCCATTAAGTGGTCCACGACGATCGACTTTCATCCCACCACAACCGCTCATTATGGCGCGCCGGTAATCACCGCCAATAACACGGTGCTGGTCCCGGTCAAAACATCCACCGATGGGTTTCGGGTCGACGCTTTCAACGGTAACAACGGGACGGCAAAGTACATCATCAATACTGATTACATTCTTCCGGCGCACAATTGGGTCCCGGTTTACAACCCCTGTATCGCTACCGGATCGTTCGGCACCCGCCTGTATTACGCAGGAGCGGGAGGCACCATCCTGTACATCGATAATCCTGACTCAAACTCGCCTGGCGCGCCGGTAAAACAGGTTTTCTACACGTCCCTGGCCGGCTACAACGCTAACGCGGCAGCCTACAACAATGCGATCTTCGTCAACACACCACTCACGGCAGATGCGGACGGAAATATCTATTTTGGCTTTCGCGTACAGGGCACTGCTCCGGCACCGCTGAATACGACTCAAAGCGGCATCGCCCGGATAGATGCGAACGGAAATGCGACCTATGTGCTCGCCGCCGCCGCGGCAAGCGACGGTGCGATCAGCCGCGTGAGTCACAACGTGGCGCCGGCGTTGAGTAGTGATGGCAGCACCCTCTATGTCGTGGTCAAGTGGGCGACCAATAACAGCTATGCGTACCTTTTGGGTTTGAATTCGTCCACTCTGGCAACAAAATATTCGATGTTTCTCAGGGACCCGCGCAATGGCAATCCCGCTTCAGTTCCGGACGACGCTACGTCATCGCCGGTAATCGCGCCGGACGGCGATGTCTATTTCGGAGTGTTAGCTGCCAACAGCGGTTCGCGCGGCTTTCTCTTGCGCTTCAGTGGAGACCTTTCGGTAACCAAGACACCGGGCGGGTTTGGCTGGGACTACACGCCCGGAATCGTTCCCGCGTCGATGGTGCCTTCTTACACCGGATCATCGTCATACTTGATATTTGCCAAGTACAACGACTATCCGTTTGCCGACGGCAGCGGAGTGAATCGCGTGGCGCTGCTCGACCCTAATGCTACTCAAATCGATCCTCACACTTCGGCAGGCGGACTGATCGAGATGAGAGAGGTGTTGACGGTAATCGCTCCGACACCGGATCCGGACGTAAATCCATCGGTGTTTCCGCTGGCGGGAAAAGAATGGTGCATTAACGCGCCGGCGGTTAACCCGGCGAACAAGAGTGTCTACTTTACCAGCGAAGACGGACGCAGTTATCGCTGGAACCTGGCCACAAATGCGCTGGACCAGTCAGTGGTCTTGAGTCCGGGTGTGCTCGAGCCCTACGTGCCGACTGTCATTGGTCCCGATGGAACGGTTTACACACTTAACGGCGGGATCTTCTTTGCTTTGGGGAACCGGCCCGGAGTTAACGTCACTATAGACTCTTCAGCCCCGGATTCACGTTCGGTGGTGGTGGGGAGCGCGATTACCTTTACTGCTACAGTCACCGGCACGCCGGCCTCACCGACCGGCACGGTAACGTTCACCGATCTGACTTACAACGGTCTCACCCCCGTCACGACCACGTTGGCTTCCAATGTTCCACTAAGTGCGAATGGGACGG
The nucleotide sequence above comes from Pyrinomonadaceae bacterium. Encoded proteins:
- a CDS encoding Ig-like domain-containing protein, encoding MSSELSVPTRYITGLFTGALLCGFIILNSANVLAQAPTFAGNAQHTSVYTTPAQNLNAIKWSTTIDFHPTTTAHYGAPVITANNTVLVPVKTSTDGFRVDAFNGNNGTAKYIINTDYILPAHNWVPVYNPCIATGSFGTRLYYAGAGGTILYIDNPDSNSPGAPVKQVFYTSLAGYNANAAAYNNAIFVNTPLTADADGNIYFGFRVQGTAPAPLNTTQSGIARIDANGNATYVLAAAAASDGAISRVSHNVAPALSSDGSTLYVVVKWATNNSYAYLLGLNSSTLATKYSMFLRDPRNGNPASVPDDATSSPVIAPDGDVYFGVLAANSGSRGFLLRFSGDLSVTKTPGGFGWDYTPGIVPASMVPSYTGSSSYLIFAKYNDYPFADGSGVNRVALLDPNATQIDPHTSAGGLIEMREVLTVIAPTPDPDVNPSVFPLAGKEWCINAPAVNPANKSVYFTSEDGRSYRWNLATNALDQSVVLSPGVLEPYVPTVIGPDGTVYTLNGGIFFALGNRPGVNVTIDSSAPDSRSVVVGSAITFTATVTGTPASPTGTVTFTDLTYNGLTPVTTTLASNVPLSANGTASMTTSALAAGGNFRGSHFITAAYSGDGGHPASSVTMVQKVHANATNLTLNSSQNPINFGQAVTFTATVSSVPTNAGTPTGMVTFQDGGTVVWQAPLNSSGVATFNSTSLVPGSHNIVATYASDTQFAASTGGIVQVVQNGTSTAVTSSANPASFGQSIMFDATVTAANGAPGIPSGSVTFREGSTVLGTATLNSAGHALFSYSAFSIGSHNVTADFAGTNGWLASSGQVEQVVLDAPLLLIDDSQRVIALDLVTQTRDPFSLTNPFNLSPDLRRRVSLFVWRLGLMPGDGAADLTVVAEDDQGGSYTLVVEHVTILAGVTDVTQVVVRLPDNVSGAPRDLQTRVKLHGLFSNKGLIGISGN